One genomic region from Homo sapiens chromosome 19 genomic patch of type NOVEL, GRCh38.p14 PATCHES HSCHR19KIR_0019-4656-A_CTG3_1 encodes:
- the KIR2DS4 gene encoding killer cell immunoglobulin-like receptor 2DS4 isoform 3 precursor (isoform 3 precursor is encoded by transcript variant 3; The RefSeq protein has 1 substitution compared to this genomic sequence), with protein sequence MSLMVIIMACVGFFLLQGAWPQEGVHRKPSFLALPGHLVKSEETVILQCWSDVMFEHFLLHREGKFNNTLHLIGEHHDGVSKANFSIGPMMPVLAGTYRCYGSVPHSPYQLSAPSDPLDMVIIGLYEKPSLSAQPGPTVQAGENVTLSCSSIYPGKGRPMNVGSLQCAASTEHSRPTFLWALPPTEGPTDASALSVTLPTSGQTRVIHCLFPSQVTPDTYMF encoded by the exons GGTTCTTCTTGCTGCAGGGGGCCTGGCCACAGGAGG GAGTCCACAGAAAACCTTCCTTCCTGGCCCTCCCAGGTCACCTGGTGAAATCAGAAGAGACAGTCATCCTGCAATGTTGGTCGGATGTCATGTTTGAGCACTTCCTTCTGCACAGAGAGGGGAAGTTTAACAACACTTTGCACCTCATTGGAGAGCACCATGATGGGGTTTCCAAGGCCAACTTCTCCATTGGTCCCATGATGCCTGTCCTTGCAGGAACCTACAGATGCTACGGTTCTGTTCCTCACTCCCCCTATCAGTTGTCAGCTCCCAGTGACCCTCTGGACATGGTGATCATAG GTCTATATGAGAAACCTTCTCTCTCAGCCCAGCCGGGCCCCACGGTTCAGGCAGGAGAGAATGTGACCTTGTCCTGCAGCTCCATCTATCCAGGGAGGGGGAGGCCCATGAACGTAGGCTCCCTGCAGTGCGCAGCATCAACGGAACATTCCAGGCCGACTTTCCTCTGGGCCCTGCCACCCACGGAGGGACCTACAGATGCTTCGGCTCTTTCCGTGACGCTCCCTACGAGTGGTCAAACTCGAGTGATCCACTGCTTGTTTCcgtcacag